The Maylandia zebra isolate NMK-2024a linkage group LG4, Mzebra_GT3a, whole genome shotgun sequence genome segment GACACTGGCAAGCTTATCTATAACCTCTGGCACAGTTCACAAATTTCTTGCTTATGTAAAAATATCAGCACAATACAGAAACTCTTCATCACAACAGTCTCTCTACTGAAGAGTCAGCCCCTCATGATGTCAGACAGAACCTCCCCTGGTTGGCGTCAAATACACGACACTTCAGAGAACTTATAAATGAACACCTGTAACACGCTCAGCGTCACACTTACTGCTCAGCTTAGAGGAATCATTCAAACAGGTGAGTAGAACATTGAGATGCTTTAAAATGCTTCAAAGTCCAATGTGATTTTGTACATGGGTTTTAATTCAAGAAGTTTGTTTCTAATCAAACTGTTTCACTCAGTATGTGTCCTTGATAAGAGCACAGATGCCAAACCATATATTAAAGTAACAGATCAATAATTCAGATTTGAGGGATTAGAGGTTAACTCTGTTCCAAGAAATTATCAaagtgacaaatggaaagaggtctgtttattttttccttgcttGACATTGCGcacatcttcatcttcatcttcgtTATGCATGGAGTGACTTTATTTAATAACAAACGGTAGCATTTCTGCGTGTTTTAGCTgtaaagcaaaaaaacataTGAAATTATCTACAGTGACTAGAATTCTGCAAAGGACAAATCTGaaatttttttaagaaaaaataatttttggtGGGTAATTACAATATGAGTTTTCATAAAACATGATAGAAGTAATCCAAATttcaaaatcaaatatttaataGCCTTTGCTTTCATGCATTATTGGATGCAGTGCAATACAATAATCAGCAAAAATCACCTCatcagaattttaaaaatgcaaatcaaCATCAGTACAGTGCTGTGATCCACACCTGATTAAACCCTCAGAAATGTGTTCTTTGTAAATTCTGTAATATAGACTTCATTTTCCAGTGATTGCCCAAAGAAATATACAATTGATTAGATGTGACATTTCCAGGGACGAGCATCTTTGCCAAAGATTACTCCTCCCATGATTAGTCCCACCGGAGTGTTTGTGGCCTGCAGCAGAAGCACGTCAGAAACATCGCCCACTAAGGAACAGAGCTCAAGAAAGGTCTGTATTATAGCAGAACAGTTCCCTTGATGGCAAGGAACAGTCACAGCCTCTGGCTTTAATAGTTCATTACTGGAGGTAGCTCAGGTGTACTCCATTTAAAAACTCTTGCACTTTCACATTGTTCAAATCAAGCTGACTACGAGCTGCTGCAAACATTCCCAAAGCCCAGAACAAAACCTGATATTTATCAATAAAAAAAGCTGcagaagaaaaatcaaaaatctTCTTGTAGGACCCAAAGACAGAGAAACTTATGGCTTAtgaatgtttttattccatcagtcCACCTTTGATAAAATTCATTTTCCAAGTTATCATTCTTCTATATTGAAATTAGCTTAAAGATGAGCTAAATGTCAGAAATGGGCTTTTAAAAGCTCCCAGAAATGACCAAATTCCCACTGACATTACTTACAATAATCTTGAACAGAATATGACCTTTTCCATTTTAATTTGGCAATCACTGCCCTTTTTATCCTTCTGTGAAAGGGTGGTGCTTTTAGAATGACTCTCTTAAGTGAGTTACATGTTCCTAGGGGGAGTCACGTTTCCCAGAGGAGAGTCCGCACAGACACAATAACATGATAACAGCCTGAGGAGAGGCTCTGACGGTGTTTGCGACATGTTTTTACTGTCTCTGGAGCTACTTTATCTCTACTTGTAAGATGAATCTCAGCAGATCAGAAGCAGGGATAATAATTAACAGACAGGCTGTGGCTTCACAGATgtaaaagaaaccaaaacactTTAATAACTTCGTGGCTTCAGTGGTATCAGCTGCTGTTTTTTGTGCTTCTTACTGGTCAGAAGTAGCTCAATAATCCTTCTCGCTCCTCTCCCATCAGACTGCTGATTTTTGTGGTAGCACAAACATGGACACAAATGATTCATCACTCAGCTCAACATCCATCCTGACCCAGCTGCTTCTCAATACCACAGCATTCATAAACAGCACGGCAACATCCTTCAGTGCTATTGATGGGTGCGACAACCTGATAGAGGCCGTTCTCTTTGACCTGGCCGTTCAGTGCATCAATGTAATTTTGGGTATCCCGGCCAACTTACTCGTCATTGCTATTCTCATCCACAATCGCAAAGAGCCCTCCACTTCAGACATGTTCTTGGGCTGCTTGGCCTTCATGGATGCCTACTTTGGTGCAATGACCCCCCTGAGCTTTCTTAATCTCTACCTCTGGCAGCTCAAAGAGGTGTTGTCTGCCATTAAGTTCTCCTATGGCGTGAAAGACACCAGCGGTCCGTTGTTCCTCTCCTGCATCTGCTTGGATCGCTTTGTAGCTGTACTCTTTCCAATCGCTTTTGGGCAACTTAAACACTTCAAGTACAGGTTAGGCCTCTCAGTGCTGGTGCTCTGCCTCACCTTTGCCTACTCAGCAGCCAAGATGGTGGGAGGACTCCCCAACTTTGAAAAGTTGTTCACCGGTGAGGTAGTGGCAACATTTACTTGGATGATGGTGTGTAACGCAAGCATCCTGTGGGCACTGAAGAAGTCCACCGGTGCAGGGAAAGATGCAATGCACCCCATGAAAAAGAAGGCCTTCAAGATGGTGCTCTCTATCCTGTGTATCATCGTGTTCAACTACCTGCCACTTGTTGCTCTGTTTCCATTTGAGGACTACTACTCACCTGATGTGTTTCGCTGCTACGTGCAGCCCGCGGGTTTTGCCTTTCTGAACATCAGCAGCACAATCCAGCCCCTTGTCTACTTGTCTCGTCTAGAGAAGGTGCCTTTCCTCTCTGACGCCTGCATTAAAAAgattacttcctgtttcaacCCAGAGAAGAACCAGAATCCACAGGAGCAAAACCCACCTGCTTAGattcacaaaatataaaaatataacacacatattaaaatctatgaaaaataaTTGTCTGCAACTGTGAGAGTCAAATCCTGAGTGTAaagtcctgctttgcttgtttgttttttcacagtttACGTTTTACTTGAATGCATTTTTTTCATAATCAGTGAAAGAAATCTGTATCAAAGATTGAATCAATAATTAATCAACAAGTAGACAATGTTAAAATTATAAGCATTttaatttcatgttttcataatgtgaTGAATTTCTACGAGGAACATGTGAACTATTTGATTGTGTTTTGGCGCCACCGTGAGGACAAAATACATCAATAAACTTTATCCTTCCAGTGAATGTGTGGACCAGTGACTGTGGTGAGGTTGTGAGGACATTTAGGCTCAGAATCCCAATCAGCATCATACTGATAGCAAAAGGAGCATCTATCTGTTTCATGTGTGATGTCTTTCTCAAGGTGCATGGTGCAGGACGGGGTGTATACATTCCCCACATACCTCTCCAACATAATAATGAATGAATAAGTCAAACAGTGAGTTTTTAACAAGGGTTAGTGTTTGCCACACACCAAAAACTCAGCTGCACCACTACAGGGAAAAAACACTACATATGATTTTATTCAATGtagttaaatgtgttttatacaGATCTATATTTGCTTTCCTACTGAGTGAACATTCATGCCATGCTCAAATGTATAAAGCACACTGGTATGTTCAAGAATACCACACAGTTAGGTTAACATAGCATACAACCCAAGTGAAAAAGCCATCTTAGCAATAATATCTGTCTTCCAACACCTCTAAAAACTATAAATAGGATGTGttatttcttcctttctttaaaTCCCGGAAAAATGCTTAAGTGTAAAATTTACAGTTCACCATTTTAAAAGTGTTTGCATAAcaatctttgtggggaccaaagatctgaagacatttttgactcaaaatgtggtttggTTAGGGCAACTAGGGAGACTCACTTAGATGTGTCCTGGTCCGGCTGGCTCATGATAGTTGCAGGTTTTGTGTatgttttgctctctctctccccgcACTCTCCAGCGGGGAGAGCACAGCACCTGCAGCCAATCCTCCCTCGGATGGAGCGGCAGCGCCCATGGTGGAGCCGGCTCCTCCCGCCCCAGAACCAGGTACCTCGAGTCTTTGCCTACCTGCCCCTGAGCCCTTCACTGGTGAGTgtcatatatttaatatatattcttagtgcttattgtctgattatattgttttttgtattttaagctCAGACGAGACAAGAACTAGGTTAAGGGTGAGAAGTTGCCCTGCCAACAGACCTTAGACAGGGGAACTGGAGAAAAGAGGAAGTTTCACACACAAAGAGGAACtgagtaaactgagtgtgtgtgtgtgacgtgCTGCATAATATAACCATCCTGGCTGCTACCGCAGTCAGACTCCGCAGTCTCTGTGCTCAGTCTCCATTTTctggaaaatgtaaaattaaagatcattttttgAGTTAGACCACTTTGAGCTGTGTTTTTCTTCGCTGCCAAAAGAATGCAAAGAACTAAATTTACTATAGGCTATCAAAATGTGCTGGGTTTTAATGCAaatttcattgattttttttgtttgaggATGATGGCGCAAAACTTGCAGTTTTTGTTCACTTGTGCAACCACGCACTGCAGTGGGCTCAGGCGGTTTTCTGAGGCGACCCCGAAATAACCTATCCTTCTTTTCTGTTAAAGTTTAAGAGTGTGTTTGACAAGGGGTCGAGCCCCAAAGCGGCGGCTCATCGCCTGCTGAATTTGAAGCAGGGGTGGCAGACAATGGCCAACTACTCCATTGACTTCCAGATCCAGGCCAAAGAAACTCGCTGGGGAGAGAACGTGCTGCGAGGTACCTTGTTAAATAATCTTTGTGATGAATTTAAGGACAATTTGACAATGCGGGTATTGCCCACCTCTTTGGGAGCATTGTTAACATTAGGTAAGTCCCAGTTCCTAGGGACTTACCTAATGTAAGGTACCTATAAGGTATATAAGGTACCCAATGAACTTGAAGGCCGTATACATCACAGCTAGGCAATGGCACCTGGCCCAATTTGAAGGCTGCACCAAATGCAGCTAAAAAATgcctccttcatttccctggATATGAAGGATGGGTCAAGTGCATCCTTCGTGGCCCAGCCTACCCCCtacggcccagccaattccagtttccaaaaatggcggcagctacttagttttaatactCTTACTCTTTCATGCTCacgaaataaacttttaaggtattttcaggcgagaacgtagctgtgtaaacttcaaatatctgcttgattTACCAAGAGATCACGCATTTGTAAAAGTGCGCCGACATTTCTGGAGACGTTTGTTACGCACCAGCCAGATAGCTGACTGGGAGGACAAGGCTCACTAAAGCCGGCGAGAAaaccggactcccggcacatcgtttttAGACCTCCCATGTTCTTTCggtactcaggttaaacatgatatataagtcacttagataacttaaaaatgttattgtttggcttttttcagtgttttctggccTTCTCGGTCTTCGAAGGACCCAGCCCATGTAGACCGCGACGGCTGTGTCCTCCGAAGGTTGCGGCCCAGGAATTGGGACATACCTGTAGTGTATCAAAGATGATGATCATCTGTGCGCCCGTCGGAGCTCTCTGCACTACATCTCCCATGAGCCTTCGGAGCAATCCAAGATGGTGCCTGAGGGAGCCCAAGCGGAGCTCCGTGAGCAGGGGAAGGTCTTAAATCAGGAGGAGCCCATGCAGTTGGGCCACTCTCGCCTGTCGACTGGTCTCCGTGTTTGGTTTGTGGCAAGAGAGGCACATTGTGTTGCAATGTGTCCGGCACAATCAAACAAAATTTCATTTACTTGGCTCTCGTTAAACATTTCAATTTAATTATCGAGCCATTGCCACTCTCACTCCAGATTTCCACTCTGTCAATAAAGCACCTGCCAGACATCACCCACATTACAGAACCAGTCGCCCTCACTTTATCTAGAAACCATTCAGAAaccatcagatttttttttgtatttcaagCTCCTCAAACACCGTTTGTTTTAGGTCACCCCTGGTTGCAACAATATAACCCTCATATTAATTGGAAGAAGACGTGCACATCTGGGTGGGGGGAGTGCCAAGTGGACTGTCTTAAATCTGCCACTCCCCCTGCTTCAGCATTCAAATTGCCACCAGTCTCAGAACCCCCAGATCTTTCTCTGGTGCCATCGGTCTATCGTGACATGGCCAAAGTGTTTCGTGAAGACTGAGTGCGGGCATTATGCCCCCACAGGATGTATGATTGGGCAATCGAACTGCTCCTGGGGCTTACGGGCCTACGAGTCGTTAATTCGTATCACTTGTTTAGAATCCGCGTGGTTGACAAATGGAAGACAACCTTTAACACACATCTCGGTCACTTTGAGTACCTTGTGATGCCGTTCGGGCTAACGTCTTCCAGACGTTGGTTAATGATGTACTCGGGGACTTTTTCAACCGTTTCATCTTCGTGTATTTAGACATTATTCTAATCTTCTCTAAGACTGAAACTGAACACATAACCATGTAAGACAGGTCTTCCAGCAGCTGCTTTAGAACAGACTTTTTgttaaaggagaaaaatgtgaatttcatgtgcaaaatgttatttttggGCTACATAATCGAACTCAACTAAATGAACTCAAGCCAGACCCAGCTAAGGTTAGAGTGGTTGTGGAATGGCCAGAACCCACAGATTGCCTTATGCTCCTACAGTTCCTCGTCTTCACTAACTTTTATTGCAGATTCATCAGGAACTTCAGTAAAATCGCCTTACCTTTGACCCATTTGACCTCCCCCAAGATCCCTTTTCAGTGGGACCCAGCAGCTCAAAAGGCCTTCACTACGTTAAAGGAGCATTTCACTACCGCACACATCCTGACACAAGCCGACTTGCACCTCCAGTTTATAGTGGAGGTGGATGCCTGGGATTCTGGAGTCGGCGCCACCCTCTCCCAGCAACGAGATGGTAAGCTATGGCCCTGTGCCTTTTTCTCTCGCCATCTCTCTCCTACAGTGCCCAACTATGATGTGGGAGACTGGAAGTTCTTTGCAATCAAACTGGCCTTGGAGGAGTGGAGGCACTGGTTGGAGGGCATGGCTCAGCCATTTATCGCTTAGACAGACCATAAGAACCTGGCTTACTTACATGGAGCAAAATGACTCAACGCACTGCAAGCCAGATGGGCTCTTTCCTTCATCCGCTTTAACTTCTCAATTACATACATGCCAGGGTCCCGGAATGTGAAGCTGGACGCTCTGTCCTGGCAGTTTTCGACGCACAAggagaaacaggatcctgagcCCATCCTTCCAGCAACTTGCACTATTGGAGCAATCACATGGGAGATCGAGTTGGCCGTTCGGGAGATTAAGAGCCGAACCGGATCCCGGAGGAGGGCTCGCAGGGCAATCTTTGTTCCGTCCACCGTCCACTCCCGGGTGCCACACTGGGCTCATACCGCCTGCTTCACATGCCATTTAGAAGTAAACAGAATGATTACCTTCATCCAGCGCTATTTCTGGTGACTCACCTTGTCACCAGATGCTCAGGAATATGTCTCCACCTGCTCTACATGTGCCCGAGACAAATTGGGGAATCAACCACCGACTGGCTTGCTACAACCACCAGCTCAGCCGTGGTTTAATATCATGTGGACTTCGCCATCGGCCTACCCCCGTCAGCAGGTAACAACACAATAATGACTGTTGCTGATCAGTTTTCTAAATCTGCTCACTTTGTAGCACTTCCTAAAGTCACATCGGTCCTGGAGACAGCCCAGCAGCTCACTAACCACGTGTTCGCCCTCCATGGCATCCCGGAGGATATAGTATGGGATCATGGACCTCAATTAACCTCTCAGGTATGAAAGGAACTCTGCTCACCTCTAGAAGAAAAGGTTAGTCTCTCTTCTGGTTACCACAGAGCAACGGACAAACGGAGCACGCCAGTCAGGAGCTGAAGACCGTGCTTCGCTGCATCGTCGCCTCCAACCAAACCATCTGGAGCGAGCAATTGCCCGGGGTGGAGTATACCCACAACAGCTTGAAGTCTTCGGCTACAGGGCGTACTCCCTAGGGTATCAGCCCCCCCGTTCTTGGCCGTGGAAGGTGAGTACTTTGTTCCTTTGGTCCAGTTTCACCTCTGCATGTGTCGCCAGCTTTGGAGGGCCACTCAGGTGGCACTGTTACGCACCAAAGAATGCAACAAACATGCCGACTGGCATAAAACTCCCGCTCCAGAATACACCATCGGTCAGAAGGTACAGTTGTCCACACACTACATACCTCTTCATACTGAATCTAAGAAACTCAAATCAACCTTCATCAGGTTGTTTGAAATCGCAGCACTGGTTAACCCAGTTTCTGTTCACCTTAATCTCTCTCATAATATGAAAATACACAACGTCTTTCATGTGTTCCAAATAAAGTCATGTCTCTCCAGTCCATTGTGCTGAAGAGAAGGGTGTGAGTGGATTACCTTGCTTCCCCCCCCCTTTGTTTGGTTCTGCATAAACACATTCCCTACTGTATATGTAATTTTTTAAGCTTAAGCTCCATTTGTTACTCTTCTGTTTCTTTTGCACTTGTCCTTATGCTGGTGCACCAATGGTTTGGTTGGAGATGCACAGGCTTAgtgttttaatttgaaagaTGCAGAGAAAGCAGGAAGAATGTGCAGGACACAGTGCAGAACCACAagaatccggttgttcagtgatgacgcgacgaatcctacttccggttctaaagtagtctgcgtttaatatggcttttgtgttgttaacatgtttaatgttatgtattttcttctatttgatctcaaaaagctcctaaaacagtcagtgatccctgttgacctccctcggcttttattaccactaatcatttatttaagctcagtttttaaaaccttaggatgtaactacagcccagcccatgcagcagtatatgaatgactaacctcgtattgtggatggattatctcagttgttctcctggctgaagtttggaccttttacagcatcctgccatgcgattacatttgttcctgaccaccgagaacactcacgttaacttttatcgagtggaaaaaaagttagcttgtttatattatgctaacatagctgtgtcgctagcggtcacgtagcacatcattatataccagctagccaaacttcagtaaccctgcaaacatcactgctgtttagttttctgtcttcatttatgctggaagtgatagcagagctgtacgttttaatttgtttccaaaaccctgcagtcaggacatgctatattgtatttagatagaagctagcgagctaacttcctgctaacttctaactccgttaaatgtcataaattccgttttcatggatgcctggatgttaaactcaattgttacacctggtagagcagaacgctgatcattttattaaagatgaaagactttagacagtttttcaactctcagtaatgccatagtgatcgtttgatatatggacctgcagcggagtttagacccagacacggctagtgacgtcagactgaacaaccggataggaaGGATAGGGGGTGATTGTGGCTCAaaagttggcagttcgtcttgtaatcggaaggttgccggtttgagccctggctccgacagtctcggtcgttgtgtccttgggcaagacacttcacccgttgcctactggtggtggtcagagggcccagtggagccagtgtccagcagccttgcctctgtcagtttctacaatgtagcttgccatcaacagtgtgtgaatgggtggatgactgtaTGTAGtgcaaagcactttggggtccatagggactaagtaaagcgctatccggtcgttcagtgatgacgtgacgaagcctacttccgggcctaaagtagtctgcgtttaatatggcttttgtgttgttaacatgttttatgttatgtattttcttctatttaatctcaaaaagctcctaaaacagtcagtgatcactgttgacctccctcggcttttattactgctaatcatttatttaagctcagtttttaaaaaccttaggatgtaactacagcccagcccatgcagcagtatatgaatgactaacctcgtattgtggatggattatctcagttgttctcctggctgaagtttggtccttttacagcatcctgccatgcaattacatttgttcctgaccaccgagaacactcacgttatcgagtggaaaaaaagttatcttgtttatattatgctaacatagctgtgtcgctagcggtcacgcagcacatcattatataccagctagccaaacttcagtaaccctacaaacgtcactgctgttttctgtcttcatttatgttggaagtgataacagagctgtacgttttaatttgtttccaaaaccctgcagtcaggacatgctatattgtatttagatagaagctagcgagctaacttcctgctaacttctaactccgttaaatgtcataaattccgttttcatggatgcccggatgttaaactcaattgttacacctggtagagcagaacgctgatcattttattaaagatgaaagacagtttttcaactctcagtaatgccatagtgatcgtttgatatatggacatATATGGTATATGGATATATggacggctagtgacgtcagacttaacgaccggatacaaatacaggccatttaccataagcGTCAGGTTCTACTTGTGGGAACCTGCTGTGCTTGTCAAACAGGTACAATGATCCTCTGCTGCCCCCTAGACAAAAAAGAAGTAATGCAAATAAATCCCAcccccttttttctctctctgtctccctcacTTCTGGATCATTGTGGGTTTTCCTTCTTGTCTTCACATGGAAACAGAACATTGGGTTCTACTTAGCAGAGCCTCAAAATTAACCGCTCTGTGAAACAATCAATCCCAGTACGTCCTGATTCataactctcacacacacaggctttaTGCACCTGCCACAGCTTCTTTTCAACTTCACTTGTAACTGATGAGCACTCCATTGGGAATCTAAACTAGCTGTTTTCTTCAGCTACATGAGTGAGACACTGATGCACTAAAACCCAGCAAACACAATTTAGATCTGCTCTCGACTGCTGATGTTTTCCTGCACTTGTGTTCAGTGATTGAGGACAGCATTCATCGCTCCCAGTGAACAGAGAGCATCATCAGACTGGTCCCGTGATGCTCCCTGTCAAAGAAAATTGACACTGGCAAGCTTATCTATAACCTCTGGCACAGTTCAGAGATTTCTTGCTTGTGTAAAAATATCAGCACAATACAGAAACTCTTCGTCACAACAGTCTCTCTACTGAAGAGTCAGCCCCTCATGATGTCAGACAGAACCTCCCCTGGTTGGCGTCAAATACACGACACTTCAGAGAACTTATAAATGAACACCTGTAACACACTCAGCGTCACACTTACTGCTCAGCTTAGAGGAATCATTCAAACAGGTGAGTAGAACATTGAGatgctttaaaatgattttgtACTTGGGTTTTATTTCAAGAAGTTTGTTTCTAATCAAACTGTTTCACTCAGTATGTGTCCTTGATAAGAGCACAGATGCCAAACCATATATTAAAGTAACAGATCAATAATTCAGATTTGAGGGATTAGAGGTTAACTCTGTTCCA includes the following:
- the LOC105941095 gene encoding G-protein coupled receptor 183-like, which codes for MISPTGVFVACSRSTSETSPTKEQSSRKTADFCGSTNMDTNDSSLSSTSILTQLLLNTTAFINSTATSFSAIDGCDNLIEAVLFDLAVQCINVILGIPANLLVIAILIHNRKEPSTSDMFLGCLAFMDAYFGAMTPLSFLNLYLWQLKEVLSAIKFSYGVKDTSGPLFLSCICLDRFVAVLFPIAFGQLKHFKYRLGLSVLVLCLTFAYSAAKMVGGLPNFEKLFTGEVVATFTWMMVCNASILWALKKSTGAGKDAMHPMKKKAFKMVLSILCIIVFNYLPLVALFPFEDYYSPDVFRCYVQPAGFAFLNISSTIQPLVYLSRLEKVPFLSDACIKKITSCFNPEKNQNPQEQNPPA